CCTTCTCGGTCGTCGAGGCGTCTCAACAGCCGCGTGGGGGACGCCCTGTGGGGCTCGGTCGAGGACTGGAAGCCAAAAACAATAGGGGCCGGATTGTTCTTAGGGCCACCTTTACCGACGGAAGCGAAGTCATCATGCGGGCCGATGCGGTCCCCCCGGCCCCCATCGCCGAACCCTCCTTCCTCCTCCTCCTCGGCTCTGGCCCGGCGGGGTTCGGGGAAATCGCCCGGGGGAACTAGAGGTACAGGGATTGTACGAAGAGGGTGTCATTCGGTTCCAGGCGGACCATCGGGCAGCGGTCTTGGACCCGCAGGTCCATGGTCCGGTGGCGCGCTCGCGCTGGTCGGGTACCGGTGGAGTCTAGGGGTATGGCTTCGGAAGTGGCGGGCGCAGCTAGACCGGGCGGCGGCAGCGCGGGCTGAGGAGGTTCCATGAGTGGGCGGACCCGACGGCTGCTGATTGGTGGGGTAATCATCGGGGGGCGTGCGGCTACCTGATCTGGACGGGGACCGAGCAGGCCTTGGTCTACTTTTACACGCCGAGCGAACTGCAGGCGCAGGCGGCGGTACGGGGGAGCCAGCGGATCCGGCTCAGGGGGGTGGTGGTCGAGGGCTCGCTGGTCCACAAGCCCGAGACATTGAAATACGAATTTCAACTCAACATTATATGGGGGGTGATAATGCGAGCGTGGTTTGTGAGAGACGGCCTGACCCGGGACTTCCTTTCGGGAAGATCGGGTAGTGTGCTAACAAAGCCAT
This DNA window, taken from Candidatus Methylomirabilota bacterium, encodes the following:
- a CDS encoding cytochrome c maturation protein CcmE, which codes for MRRFHEWADPTAADWWGNHRGACGYLIWTGTEQALVYFYTPSELQAQAAVRGSQRIRLRGVVVEGSLVHKPETLKYEFQLNIIWGVIMRAWFVRDGLTRDFLSGRSGSVLTKP